The Salvelinus alpinus chromosome 22, SLU_Salpinus.1, whole genome shotgun sequence DNA window TTAGAAATACAGTCCATCATAATAGGCTACATAACCTACTACAGGTAATCATTGCATCTTATTCTGGTGATATCAGCCCTAAAGACCTAGGTCTGATTAATAGAGTGGATTGTGGCTAGTGAGATACCATGTAGCTTGGCCTTTTAGAGCCATTTCACTAGAATTACCAAGTAAGAACAACTGGCTCACAGAGTGAATTTGTGCAGTTTTTCAATCACCACATCCAACCACCTCTTGGGGCACTCAACCAATTTTTCACTTGGAAACCAATGATTGACAGACACATGGCCAATCAGCGTCCAAATTGCCCTATGACGTAACAAGCCCCACATATGCGGGATTATGCAGCAGGATATTACGCATGTGGTTCATCCGCTACACGCCACAGACAGGGAAGTCAGCTGTTTGTGTGGTTATAATCGTAAACGTTAAAGATCGAACGGTAATTCTGGTTAATACATATCAAATCAAGTTTAGAATTAGCGATATAAGATTCATATCTTGAGTTTATTTCTTATCTAGCAAAGCTCTTGTTGATACAAGTACCCGTTAGTTAACGCTAGCCAGTTGTAGCTAGGTTGTTGTGATAGTAGGAAGTACGCAAAATACACACTTACAGTTGTAGACAGCTGGTTAGCAAcacgtttagctagctagctgacttgtCACGGACTTTTTTTTGTGCAACCCAATACAATTGAATGCAGCGCTGGTGTATACAAATACACCCGCCTTGCTAAAAGcacctggctagctagctagcatccaCAACTTCTCCAATGCACCTGTCCTGACCTGTTTGCAGTGTGATCCCAGCATGTTGCTGCCAATGTAATTCACAGTGTTGTGTGTACAGTACTTTATACTTTTTCTCTACTTGAAGGTGTCATCATGTCCAGGGTGCCGATGGGCAAGGTGTTGCTGCGAAATGTTATTCGTCACACAGATGCCCACAACAAGGTGTGAGTGGGGGAGTTAActaatctgtgtgtgtggcttTGCACTCACCTGTGTACTCTCCTGATGATAGATGTTGTCTGTTTCAGATCCAAGAGGAGTCAGAAATGTGGAAGTTGAGGTGGATGGAGAAGGGTCCGTCCACCAGCCACAAACCGATGCCACCATCTTCAAATCCATCCAGGTCCGCTAACTGTTCCAGCATTGAAGTAGTGTAGCCTTAGGTAGACTGATACATCAGCCGGTGATGGCAAGCTAACACTATGTACCGTCTGAGACTTATTTGGAGAATGTAAAAACATGTAAACACGTGCACGAGCTCGGCTAATATGCATGCATATGCTTCAGGTGATAGAAGTCTGAACGCACTTAAGTTACTATCGCTTTAACAAGTTGGTTTAATAATACTTACCTGTGGATATAGGTTATTGTCTCCGATTTTAGCTGAGGACCAACCACCCAGACAACCGGTAGAATAAgttcaaatgtaattttattcaGCATTCTGGCTTGCAGAGTCCCAGAGAGGAGCCTTTCCAAAAATGACATTGTCTCAGACAGTACATAGCGTTAGTGTTAGCCTGATACATCAGCAGGTGATGGCTAGCTATTTTAGGCTGCATCCTGATTCACCACCCTtttcccaaagtgtgcacttgtacaCTTTCAGTCCTGGATTTCAAAGCATTGTATTTGTGTAAATATTGGTTGGAGGCAGTTTCTACCATTGTTAGATCCATGACGGGAAGTGTGCAAGTGTACATTTTGAGAGTAGGGTGGAGAATCAGGATGCAGCCTTATAATAGTTTATAAGTGTGTTATATGGAACAGGTTGATAGACATCAGAATTAGAGTTCACTATTACTCAGGAGTCACATGCACTGTGATCGTGTGGAGGATGGGTCTGTAGATAGACTGGGAGACCGGCTGCGGAGAAGAGAACACAGCTCTGGCCAGGACGAGAGGGAGGCACGCTACTGGACCAAGGAACTCTATGACTTCGAAGCCAATGATCCAGACAGGTGCATACCTTTTCTATCTACAACTCTGTAGTAATATAGCCTCGCGAGTTTGAGTTGACAAACAATGACATGCTATGAAAGGTGGATCTCATTGGTATTGTGCATGTTTCCTCTACAGATGGGGACACAGCGGTTTTAAGGAGCTATACCCAGAGGAGTTTAAAAGTGACTGGTATGACATGAACTGCATTAACATGAAATACCATGTCTCATAATTAGTAGTAGCTGTAGTAAAGATCTCACTATTTGCTTCGATACAAGAAATGTTGCATTGTTATAATGCCTGATTTGTCTTTTCAGGGAAAGAGACCGTGGTGATGATCAGAATGGGCATTGCAGAAAGAAAAATACTAAGTCCAGACTTAAAACAGCCAAATCAAAACATCTGAAGAAGTcgtccaagaagaagaagaagaagaagaagaaagaggaaAAGAGGACAGGTGAGTCAGATGGTGAGTCCAGCAGCGACAGTGTCAAACAGAAGAGGAAAAGCAGCAAGAGCAAACATAAGAggaaaaagagtgagagagaggaggagagcagctcagaggagagagggagaaggaggaaacGACAGATGGACTCCCACAGAGACTCAGGACCAGAGTCACACAAGAAGAGGAAAAACTGGAAAGCAGGAGAGGACAAATCAG harbors:
- the nkapd1 gene encoding uncharacterized protein NKAPD1, giving the protein MSRVPMGKVLLRNVIRHTDAHNKIQEESEMWKLRWMEKGPSTSHKPMPPSSNPSRSHMHCDRVEDGSVDRLGDRLRRREHSSGQDEREARYWTKELYDFEANDPDRWGHSGFKELYPEEFKSDWERDRGDDQNGHCRKKNTKSRLKTAKSKHLKKSSKKKKKKKKKEEKRTGESDGESSSDSVKQKRKSSKSKHKRKKSEREEESSSEERGRRRKRQMDSHRDSGPESHKKRKNWKAGEDKSEDSSED